Proteins encoded together in one Triticum dicoccoides isolate Atlit2015 ecotype Zavitan chromosome 7B, WEW_v2.0, whole genome shotgun sequence window:
- the LOC119338422 gene encoding probable 2-oxoglutarate-dependent dioxygenase At3g50210, whose translation MGSDFKAIPLVDISALVEKVDHPGMADDGDLLDVIRELDRACKDAGFFYVKGHGTAESLMAEVRDVTRSFFQLPLEEKRKIRLTPRTGYRGYQRVGQNITKGKLDMHEAIDCYAHIEPGKYGDLGKHLEGDNLWPDCPSNFKVLLDNYARLLRDLSRKIMRGIALALGAPSDAFEGGTAGDPFWYLRLIGYPVPASISQEQRTNTGCGAHTDYGLLTLVNQDDDICGLEVRNLSGEWIQAKPVPGTFVCNIGDMLEVWSNGIYQPTLHRVFNNSLHYRVSVAFFYESNFDAVVEPAELCREKTGGVAKYDKVVYGEHLVKKVLNNFVL comes from the exons ATGGGTTCCGACTTCAAGGCCATCCCGCTCGTCG ACATCAGCGCGCTCGTGGAGAAGGTCGACCATCCGGGCATGGCCGACGACGGGGACCTGCTGGACGTCATCCGTGAGCTCGACCGCGCCTGCAAGGACGCCGGCTTCTTCTACGTG AAAGGCCACGGGACAGCGGAGTCGTTGATGGCGGAGGTCAGGGACGTCACGCGCAGCTTCTTCCAGCTCCCGCTCGAGGAGAAACGCAAGATCAGACTCACACCCCGGACTGGATACAG AGGGTACCAGAGAGTGGGCCAAAACATCACCAAGGGCAAGCTTGATATGCATGAAGCAATCGAT TGCTACGCGCATATCGAACCGGGCAAGTATGGAGATCTCGGCAAGCATTTGGAAGGAGATAATTTGTG GCCCGATTGCCCATCAAATTTTAAAGTACTCCTAGATAACTATGCAAGGCTTCTTCGAG ATCTTTCAAGGAAGATCATGCGAGGTATAGCTTTGGCACTAGGTGCGCCGTCGGATGCTTTTGAAGGCGGAACAGCGGGAGATCCCTTCTGGTATCTCAGGCTGATTGGGTATCCAGTCCCAGCTAGTATTTCACAGGAGCAACGCACTAATACTGGATG TGGAGCTCACACGGATTACG GCCTTTTGACACTGGTTAACCAAGATGATGACATTTGTGGGCTTGAG GTCAGAAACCTGTCTGGTGAGTGGATACAGGCGAAGCCAGTCCCTGGAACCTTTGTGTGCAACATTGGTGACATGCTAGAA GTTTGGTCTAATGGAATATATCAGCCCACGCTCCATAGAGTTTTCAACAACTCCCTTCATTACCGTGTATCTGTTGCCTTCTTCTACGAG TCGAACTTCGATGCTGTGGTCGAGCCTGCGGAGCTATGCCGAGAGAAAACGGGTGGCGTTGCCAAGTACGACAAGGTGGTGTACGGGGAGCATCTAGTCAAGAAAGTTCTGAACAACTTCGTGCTGTAA